In one Pasteuria penetrans genomic region, the following are encoded:
- a CDS encoding phosphopentomutase, with the protein MGWKRVVVIVLDSVGIGELPDAHLHNSAGSHTLLHTAEYCKGLVLPTLEELGLGCIASFPGVGGVVHPRASYGRLATQSKDTDTMVGHWEMMGVVTRNVFPTYPQGFPEEMLQLLEKRTGKYILRSSNRPASGTTILKELGEEHMRTGKLILYTSAVSSMQIAAHEEIIPPEELYAVCKVARELTRTGPHAVARVIARPFVGTPGSFVRTSRRHDFSLMPPDPTVLDVLHTEGIRVVGIGKIGDIYGNRGLDRICHTSSNQDGMEKLLTLLREEPGGLLFINLVDFDSRYGHRRNPKGYGAALEEFDHFLPNILEQLGSQDLLLITADHGNDPTYKGTDHTREYAPVLCYLPAHPQGYDLGTRTTLADIGATVAETLGVKAPYGTSFLRTALGE; encoded by the coding sequence ATGGGTTGGAAAAGAGTAGTTGTCATTGTATTAGACAGCGTAGGGATAGGGGAGCTACCTGATGCACATTTACACAACAGTGCAGGTTCGCACACTCTCTTACATACGGCGGAGTATTGCAAGGGTTTGGTTCTGCCGACATTGGAAGAGTTAGGGTTGGGTTGTATCGCATCCTTTCCGGGTGTGGGGGGGGTAGTTCATCCGCGGGCCTCCTACGGCCGTTTGGCGACTCAGTCTAAGGATACAGATACCATGGTGGGGCACTGGGAGATGATGGGTGTGGTGACACGGAATGTATTTCCCACCTACCCCCAGGGATTTCCGGAGGAGATGCTCCAACTACTGGAGAAGAGGACCGGTAAGTACATTTTGCGTTCCAGCAATCGCCCTGCCTCAGGTACGACGATTTTGAAGGAACTTGGGGAGGAGCATATGCGTACGGGCAAGCTCATCCTTTATACCTCCGCCGTGAGTAGTATGCAAATTGCGGCTCACGAGGAAATTATCCCTCCGGAGGAGCTCTATGCGGTTTGTAAAGTAGCACGTGAACTAACGCGTACAGGCCCCCATGCAGTGGCAAGGGTAATTGCCCGCCCCTTTGTGGGTACCCCGGGTTCCTTTGTGAGAACGTCTAGACGACACGATTTCTCCCTGATGCCCCCAGATCCCACGGTACTAGATGTATTGCACACGGAGGGTATACGTGTGGTGGGAATAGGTAAGATTGGCGATATTTATGGCAATCGGGGTCTGGACCGGATTTGTCATACAAGTTCTAATCAAGATGGGATGGAAAAACTCCTGACTTTGTTACGAGAAGAACCTGGGGGACTTCTGTTCATCAATTTGGTTGACTTTGATTCCCGTTATGGCCACAGGCGTAATCCCAAGGGTTACGGTGCTGCTTTGGAAGAATTTGATCATTTTCTACCCAATATACTGGAGCAATTGGGGTCACAAGATTTGTTGCTGATTACAGCAGATCATGGAAATGATCCCACCTACAAGGGAACGGATCATACACGGGAATATGCTCCCGTCCTGTGCTACTTACCTGCTCATCCACAGGGATATGATTTGGGCACGCGTACAACCTTAGCCGATATAGGAGCAACAGTGGCAGAGACCCTGGGGGTGAAGGCTCCCTACGGAACCAGTTTTCTACGAACGGCCTTGGGTGAATAG
- a CDS encoding purine-nucleoside phosphorylase, whose product MSISQQTLEIEESIRKRISSTPEVVFILGSGFNSLDQIIENVVDIPYTDIPHFPNTQVIGHSGRLLFGELAGRHVAVLAGRLHTYEGYPQATITLPIRALQRLGAQYLFVTNATGGVNEKFRAGQLMMISDHINFIGQNPLVGPHDPSLGERFLDMTAAYDSSIRKLARKVAKERGIHLEEGVYAGRLGPDYETPAEVRMFRIMGADAVGMSVIPEVITARHVGMRVFAISCICNPALEPGSPPLEHTEVVEVTRRACNSYISLVRGMLECDWRNIK is encoded by the coding sequence ATGAGCATATCTCAACAGACATTGGAAATAGAAGAATCAATTCGGAAAAGAATTAGCTCTACCCCAGAGGTAGTGTTCATTTTGGGCTCCGGATTCAATTCCTTAGATCAAATCATAGAGAATGTTGTAGATATACCCTATACTGACATACCCCATTTCCCTAACACTCAGGTTATAGGTCATTCGGGTCGCCTATTGTTCGGAGAGTTGGCAGGACGACATGTGGCTGTGTTGGCAGGTCGTCTTCATACCTATGAGGGCTATCCGCAGGCAACCATTACCCTACCTATCCGAGCCCTACAAAGACTGGGAGCACAGTATCTCTTCGTAACCAATGCAACGGGGGGGGTAAATGAAAAATTTCGGGCCGGACAATTGATGATGATTTCGGACCATATCAATTTCATAGGGCAAAATCCCCTCGTAGGGCCCCATGACCCCTCGCTCGGTGAGCGTTTCCTGGATATGACGGCTGCATATGATTCCAGTATCAGAAAATTGGCGCGTAAGGTAGCCAAGGAACGGGGGATCCATCTTGAGGAAGGGGTTTATGCGGGACGCTTAGGACCTGATTATGAAACACCTGCGGAAGTACGAATGTTCAGGATAATGGGGGCAGATGCCGTTGGTATGTCGGTCATACCCGAGGTGATTACAGCTCGGCATGTGGGAATGCGTGTATTCGCTATTTCCTGTATTTGTAATCCGGCGTTGGAACCCGGTTCACCACCGCTAGAACATACTGAAGTTGTGGAGGTTACTAGACGGGCCTGTAATTCCTATATTTCCCTGGTTCGAGGTATGCTGGAATGTGATTGGAGGAACATAAAGTAA
- a CDS encoding helix-turn-helix domain-containing protein, with protein sequence MKKNSYNMELKKKIVREALHDGNVSEIARKHGLIPRTVRSWVKQYGVKGDLWERTENDAKKVSLSEQDVSHKTVLELREQIYQLKKQLKKQKEEDQLRINILEDLVKKAESLPPESD encoded by the coding sequence ATGAAGAAAAATAGCTATAACATGGAATTAAAGAAGAAAATAGTTAGAGAAGCTTTACATGACGGTAACGTGTCCGAGATTGCCCGTAAACACGGACTCATCCCCAGAACGGTCAGGAGTTGGGTGAAGCAGTACGGGGTGAAGGGGGATCTCTGGGAAAGAACTGAGAATGATGCAAAGAAGGTGTCCCTGAGTGAACAGGATGTTTCTCATAAAACCGTTCTCGAATTAAGGGAACAGATCTACCAGCTAAAGAAACAGTTGAAGAAACAAAAGGAGGAGGATCAGCTCAGAATCAATATTCTGGAGGACCTTGTAAAAAAGGCAGAATCTCTGCCCCCAGAATCGGATTGA
- a CDS encoding DDE-type integrase/transposase/recombinase: MGKGYSQNKTLDIVCVSKSVYWRQRRNQRAATPQDNGKEVVSIMHSRKIKERGKFPGYALDKQGRKISDEKIMDIVLAQITENKFDACGYRKTAYKLRKKEGIIVNHKKMHRLCKESGILRYRGKKRRSSLPANRAYERKITASNQLWEMDIQYKRLADHTMVQVFSIIDVFDRSIVFSDSYLSCKSRNVVKGVQMALNKYVGKGENKPVIRTDNGSQFISHEFYGFVGAEEIHHERIPNKSPNHNAGLRCSSTRYEQRRPKEGRKTGTNFLSIQINNIIILKKYRKRSPKEAKKWD, from the coding sequence ATGGGGAAAGGGTATTCACAGAATAAAACCCTAGACATTGTTTGCGTGTCGAAGTCTGTTTATTGGAGACAGAGGAGGAATCAGAGAGCCGCCACTCCGCAGGATAATGGGAAGGAAGTGGTTAGTATAATGCATTCTAGGAAGATAAAAGAAAGGGGGAAATTTCCAGGATATGCCCTGGATAAGCAGGGGAGAAAGATAAGTGATGAAAAAATCATGGATATTGTGTTAGCACAAATAACGGAAAATAAATTTGATGCTTGTGGTTATCGAAAAACCGCATACAAACTTAGGAAAAAAGAGGGTATAATTGTCAATCACAAGAAAATGCATCGACTCTGTAAGGAATCAGGAATCCTTCGCTACCGGGGAAAAAAGCGTCGATCCTCCCTACCAGCCAACAGAGCTTATGAACGGAAAATAACGGCTTCCAACCAACTTTGGGAGATGGATATTCAGTATAAACGACTTGCGGATCATACCATGGTTCAAGTTTTTAGCATCATAGATGTTTTTGACAGAAGTATTGTCTTCTCTGATAGCTATCTGTCCTGTAAATCAAGGAATGTAGTGAAAGGGGTTCAGATGGCTCTAAACAAATATGTTGGAAAAGGGGAGAACAAGCCTGTAATACGAACAGATAATGGTTCCCAATTCATTAGTCATGAATTCTATGGTTTCGTTGGGGCGGAAGAAATCCATCACGAACGAATACCTAATAAATCACCCAACCATAATGCGGGTCTCCGCTGTTCATCCACCCGCTATGAACAGCGGAGACCCAAAGAAGGTCGGAAGACGGGAACGAATTTTCTATCTATACAAATTAATAATATAATTATTCTTAAAAAATACAGGAAAAGGTCACCCAAGGAAGCAAAAAAGTGGGACTAA
- a CDS encoding transposase produces the protein MGLKIPSEKCTHPSGCCPLSQVYPEAGFQGCQFHKMVNLYQAFRKDRPRKKEVKWEPIRSRIYQDIFHVLDKKEALHGLIRFSDDYQSKLPKLVEGLWASFDDVTTYLDYDLADAVQNRTTGSLERNHREARHYTNGVSCYPTLDSFQRVIDSVYKNFNLEQAKKLSGMDNHSVSAWGLGEFAIPAMYPLSSH, from the coding sequence GTGGGACTAAAAATCCCCTCCGAAAAATGCACACACCCGTCCGGATGCTGCCCGCTGAGCCAAGTATATCCCGAAGCAGGTTTTCAAGGGTGTCAATTCCACAAAATGGTGAATCTTTACCAGGCCTTCAGAAAGGATAGACCGAGAAAAAAAGAAGTGAAGTGGGAACCCATCCGAAGCCGGATTTATCAAGACATTTTTCATGTTCTTGACAAAAAAGAGGCCCTTCATGGCTTAATACGCTTTAGTGATGACTATCAATCCAAGTTGCCCAAGCTCGTTGAAGGTCTATGGGCTTCCTTTGATGATGTGACAACGTATCTCGATTACGACCTAGCGGATGCTGTTCAGAATCGTACAACGGGTTCCTTAGAGAGAAATCACAGAGAGGCCAGACATTATACGAATGGAGTGAGCTGTTATCCTACCCTTGATTCATTCCAAAGGGTGATTGATTCCGTGTATAAAAATTTCAACTTAGAGCAGGCAAAGAAACTTAGTGGGATGGATAATCACTCTGTGTCCGCATGGGGGCTGGGAGAATTCGCTATCCCTGCCATGTATCCCCTATCTTCACACTAA
- a CDS encoding YitT family protein — MAGNTSEPTIKRYITKEWKILNNDLQQLLQPQTWPKILSHVSIVFLGCLVIAATLNFFVIPSHFGDGGFTGIAVLLKYMSNINLDDVVIWLNIPLVIIGIPFLGYRLIFHTSLGVGILSFALALTKPLTLATAWHVHDPWVSVLFGGTLMGLGVGIVLHIGGNTGGSDLVALIVKHFTGIPLNWTLLAFDASVLSCTLYYLGIKNFLHTLTYMFVYTLVIKMVLENFDSARIITIISPQTHSIIKKIHASKLPISATLLEGQGSYTHQKQDILYTVVPTSGLAALRTLVEREDPSAFMVIENAYKTFGRKFLSLEDSSQDLPLNNPSPQPSRVRKV, encoded by the coding sequence ATGGCTGGAAATACATCCGAACCAACCATAAAACGGTATATAACCAAAGAATGGAAAATCCTCAACAACGACCTCCAACAGCTGCTCCAACCACAAACCTGGCCGAAAATCCTCTCTCATGTATCCATCGTTTTTCTTGGATGTTTGGTTATAGCCGCAACCCTCAATTTTTTCGTCATACCTTCCCATTTTGGTGACGGCGGCTTCACGGGAATCGCGGTTCTGTTGAAATACATGTCCAACATCAATCTGGATGACGTCGTAATCTGGCTCAATATCCCACTGGTAATCATCGGGATTCCTTTTCTAGGGTATCGACTCATCTTCCACACCTCACTTGGTGTCGGTATCCTCTCCTTTGCACTAGCCCTTACGAAACCCCTAACACTTGCCACCGCATGGCATGTTCACGATCCATGGGTTTCCGTGTTATTTGGTGGCACCCTAATGGGACTCGGTGTAGGCATTGTGTTGCATATTGGTGGCAATACTGGGGGATCCGATCTCGTAGCCCTAATTGTAAAACACTTTACAGGTATCCCACTGAACTGGACACTCCTCGCTTTCGACGCTTCTGTTCTTTCTTGCACCCTATACTATCTAGGCATAAAGAATTTTCTCCATACCCTCACCTACATGTTCGTTTACACCCTTGTCATCAAAATGGTTCTAGAGAATTTTGATTCTGCACGCATTATAACCATCATCTCACCCCAAACACATTCCATCATAAAGAAGATACACGCCAGTAAACTCCCCATAAGCGCTACCTTACTAGAGGGGCAAGGATCCTACACCCATCAAAAACAAGACATCCTCTACACAGTAGTTCCAACCAGTGGATTGGCAGCCCTTCGTACTCTTGTGGAAAGGGAAGATCCCTCGGCTTTTATGGTCATAGAAAATGCGTATAAAACTTTTGGGAGAAAATTTCTGTCATTAGAAGACTCCTCCCAGGATCTCCCGCTCAACAATCCTTCCCCCCAACCATCACGGGTCAGAAAGGTCTAA
- a CDS encoding transposase, producing MIPIDLDIDRMEKRMEERIQHYEQEGLSLQESIPHVVEEIEEDSEWDPCSMGRAYTFIANYQFKKQILGGREKHQRGPDFPEVARNGYKKRKKRTSKGIVVYYDPQPRKGHFRSAVTKPYKKYTKSCIDILSSLRKAGMSVKKISELSNDILRSKISRSTVSRLLMGHLKEENRGFNEEPIRNPHEIRTVKVDAYYKPVRGFGKVAVYVIKASRKNTSGVKTDEVLSSLVSPPETAETWYEAFQNVYDRGLRMGPDTLFIADGHKGIRKALSQVYPEAGFQGCGGRPGSPDGDKESA from the coding sequence ATGATTCCAATTGACTTGGATATAGACAGAATGGAAAAAAGGATGGAAGAACGTATACAACATTACGAACAGGAGGGATTATCGCTACAGGAATCCATCCCCCATGTAGTGGAAGAGATCGAGGAAGATTCTGAATGGGATCCTTGTTCCATGGGGAGGGCTTATACTTTTATAGCCAATTATCAGTTTAAAAAACAAATTTTAGGTGGCCGGGAGAAACACCAAAGGGGTCCCGATTTCCCAGAAGTAGCCCGAAATGGTTATAAAAAACGTAAAAAACGCACCAGCAAAGGAATTGTGGTTTACTATGACCCCCAGCCAAGAAAAGGGCATTTCCGATCTGCGGTTACTAAACCCTACAAAAAATATACGAAGTCGTGTATAGATATTCTTTCCTCCTTGCGTAAGGCTGGTATGTCCGTAAAAAAAATATCCGAATTGTCGAATGACATTCTGCGATCAAAAATCTCACGCTCCACTGTGTCAAGATTACTTATGGGACATCTAAAGGAAGAGAATAGAGGATTCAATGAGGAACCCATAAGAAACCCGCATGAAATTAGGACCGTAAAGGTGGATGCTTACTACAAACCCGTTCGTGGATTCGGGAAAGTAGCTGTCTATGTCATAAAAGCGAGTAGGAAAAATACATCAGGGGTAAAAACAGATGAGGTTTTATCAAGTTTGGTAAGTCCCCCCGAAACAGCTGAAACTTGGTATGAAGCCTTCCAAAATGTTTACGACCGTGGTTTACGGATGGGTCCTGATACCCTTTTTATTGCTGATGGTCATAAGGGAATCAGAAAGGCGCTGAGCCAAGTATATCCCGAAGCAGGTTTTCAAGGGTGTGGTGGCAGACCGGGTAGCCCAGACGGTGATAAAGAATCGGCTTGA
- the dut gene encoding dUTP diphosphatase, with protein MEEITVQIIRLKGNEDLSMPCRMSAQASGFDLPAALTHPYTLEPQKSIRIATGFALAIPPGYEAQVRPRSGLAYRYGITILNTPGTIDADYRGEIAVLLINFGEKPHTIQRGDRIAQLVIQSVPRVEWEETKNLSPTKRGAGGFGHTGIRG; from the coding sequence TTGGAGGAAATTACGGTACAGATCATTCGTCTGAAGGGTAATGAGGATTTATCCATGCCATGTCGTATGTCAGCACAGGCTAGTGGTTTCGATTTACCGGCGGCTTTAACCCATCCCTATACGCTGGAGCCACAGAAATCAATACGAATTGCTACGGGTTTTGCTCTAGCCATTCCTCCAGGTTATGAGGCTCAGGTTAGACCACGTAGCGGCTTAGCGTATCGTTACGGGATCACGATCCTCAATACACCAGGAACGATTGATGCAGACTATCGGGGGGAGATCGCCGTCCTATTGATCAACTTCGGGGAAAAACCCCACACGATTCAGCGTGGGGACAGGATTGCGCAGCTTGTCATACAGTCCGTTCCCAGGGTCGAATGGGAGGAAACAAAAAATCTTTCTCCAACGAAGCGGGGGGCGGGTGGGTTTGGCCATACTGGTATACGCGGATAA